The Chanos chanos chromosome 6, fChaCha1.1, whole genome shotgun sequence genome includes a region encoding these proteins:
- the bco2b gene encoding beta-carotene oxygenase 2b, producing MALLHQFKIEDGQVTYKSRFLNSDCYKANTEYNRIVVSEFGTVCMPDPCKNFFQRFLSRFELPKPTDNASVSFVQYKGDYYVSTETNFMHKIDPDTLQTKEKVDWSKFIAVNGATAHPHVDPDGTTYNMGNSYTAKGAFYNIIQVPPEKHSPNDTLDGAKVICSIPSVDKGKPSYYHSFAMSENYVVFIEQPIKMDLLKIVTGKLRGKGISDGVYWDPKLDTVFHVINKHTGKLSSVKYYTKALSTFHQINCYEDNGFLVMDMCSSDDGKAINNYMVQNLRKSGDDLDEVYNTMCRVFPRRFVLPLNIDTNTPSEQNLNTLVYSKATAIKTAKNQIYCKHEDLHGDDLHEFGGLEFPQINYAKYNTRPYRYFYGCGFRHLVGDSLIKMDLQSKKMKVWQYPGLYPSEPVFVPSPDAMEEDDGVILSVVITPNKDKSTFLLVLDAKSFEEMGRAEVPVNIPYGFHGAFQAGI from the exons ATGGCGCTCCTGCATCAGTTTAAAATAGAGGACGGACAGGTGACCTACAAAAGCCGCTTTCTGAACAGCGACTGCTATAAGGCAAACACCGAGTACAACCGCATTGTTGTTTCTGAATTTGGGACAGTTTGCATGCCAGATCCCTGCAAGAACTTTTTCCAGCGATTCTTGTCCCGCTTTGAATTGCCAA AACCAACTGACAATGCCAGTGTGAGCTTTGTCCAATATAAGGGCGATTACtatgtcagcacagagacaaacttcATGCACAAAATAGATCCGGATACACTGCAGACTAAAGAGAAG GTGGACTGGAGCAAGTTCATTGCTGTTAACGGAGCCACAGCCCACCCCCATGTGGACCCTGATGGAACGACATACAACATGGGCAATTCTTACACAGCCAAAG GTGCATTTTACAACATTATCCAAGTGCCCCCAGAGAAGCACAGTCCAAATGACACCTTGGACGGAGCTAAGGTTATATGCTCTATTCCATCTGTTGATAAAGGAAAACCATCATACTATCACAGTTTTG CTATGTCAGAGAACTATGTGGTATTCATTGAACAGCCCATCAAAATGGATCTCCTTAAGATTGTGACTGGCAAACTACGCGGAAAGGGGATTAGTGATGGTGTTTACTGGGACCCTAAACTAGACACCGTCTTCCATGTGATCAATAAGCACACAGGCAAG CTGAGCTCAGTCAAATATTACACCAAGGCTTTGTCCACGTTCCACCAAATCAACTGTTATGAGGACAATGGCTTCCTGGTGATGGACATGTGTAGCTCAGATGATGGCAAGGCCATCAACAACTACATGGTCCAGAACTTACGCAAATCCGGAGATGATCTGGATGAG GTTTACAACACCATGTGCAGAGTATTTCCCCGGCGTTTTGTCTTGCCACTCAACATAGATACGAACACACCGAGCGAACAGAATTTGAACACACTTGTGTACAGCAAAGCTACAGCTATCAAAACAGCCAAGAACCAG ATTTACTGCAAACATGAAGATCTCCATGGTGACGATCTCCATGAATTCGGTGGTCTGGAATTCCCACAAATCAACTATGCAAAGTACAACACCCGTCCATACCGTTACTTCTATGGATGTGGCTTCAGACATCTGGTCGGAGACTCCCTCATTAAGATGGACCTTCAAAGCAAAAAGATGAAG GTGTGGCAATATCCTGGACTTTACCCCTCAGAGCCTGTCTTTGTCCCTTCACCTGATGCCATGGAAGAAGATGATGGAGTAATTCTGTCAGTGGTCATCACTCCCAATAAG GACAAGAGCACTTTTCTCCTGGTCTTGGATGCCAAGTCTTTTGAGGAGATGGGCCGTGCTGAAGTGCCAGTCAACATTCCTTATGGCTTCCATGGAGCTTTCCAAGCTGGCATTTAG